One Phaseolus vulgaris cultivar G19833 chromosome 11, P. vulgaris v2.0, whole genome shotgun sequence genomic window carries:
- the LOC137808600 gene encoding uncharacterized protein: MGDLCYCWDSINKMIILQHNAIKASFQKSLHVVGHRFKVTAYKKLLGLVSKYALNLILEEVDRVKSVGFDKSRCKCSLTCTHGLLCACQLASFGVGSIPLKSVHVMWTRLSFEDIATEQSSSELSIDKEFEVIVKRFKELDVAGKVNIKSKLQEIAFLEKTSIYAPDHKVKTKGVVKMSRPTKFMRSTKRIPSYFEHVDFLYSQHDSCASKKSNEESLPEIVPTKCIPFLDQFPIRYHPYIVDVVDVKADGHCGYRAVAAQLGMGEESLAVVRMNLLKELSEWRQEYVQLFGGDDRYEYSKKSLLVEHMSMAGTDKWMTIPNMGYVIANRYNVILVSLSMLQSLSIFPLRTQAPSNFRHHRIIAIGHVRENHFVQVKLKDGCPIPPTDILWASHRYPATQTWSTYYTRRIQVYTQLMSIGRYL; encoded by the exons ATGGGGGATTTATGTTACTGCTGGGATTCCATCAATAAGATGATTATTTTACAACATAATGCAATCAAAGCTTCATTCCAAAAGAGTTTGCATGTGGTTGGACATCGGTTTAAGGTTACAGCTTACAAAAAATTGTTAGGTCTTGTGTCTAAATATGCTTTGAACCTTATTTTGGAAGAGGTTGATAGGGTTAAATCAGTGGGGTTTGATAAAAGTAGGTGTAAATGTAGTCTTACATGTACTCATGGTCTTCTTTGTGCATGTCAATTGGCTTCATTTGGTGTTGGTAGCATACCACTTAAATCAGTACATGTGATGTGGACTCGTTTAAGCTTTGAAGACATTGCAACTGAACAATCTTCATCTGAGTTGTCAATTGATAAAGAGTTTGAGGTCATCGTGAAGCGGTTCAAAGAGTTGGATGTTGCAGGTAAGGTTAACATCAAAAGTAAATTGCAGGAGATTGCCTTTCTAGAGAAGACATCTATTTACGCACCAGATCATAAGGTGAAAACAAAAGGTGTTGTAAAGATGTCTCGTCCTACCAAATTCATGAGATCAACTAAGCGAATCCCTTCTTATTTTGAACATGTGGATTTCTTATACTCACAACATGATAGTTGTGCAAGCAAAAAATCTAATGAAGAAAGCTTACCAGAAATTGTACCAACAAAATGTATTCCTTTCCTTGATCAATTCCCTATAAGGTATCATCCATACATTGTTGATGTTGTCGACGTTAAGGCTGATGGCCATTGTGGCTACCGTGCTGTTGCTGCCCAATTGGGAATGGGAGAGGAGTCATTGGCTGTTGTTCGAatgaatttgttaaaagaacTAAGTGAATGGAGACAAGAATATGTTCAACTCTTTGGTGGTGATGATAGATATGAATACTCGAAGAAGTCACTTCTAGTGGAACACATGTCTATG GCAGGAACAGATAAGTGGATGACAATTCCAAACATGGGATATGTTATTGCAAATCGGTATAATGTCATTCTTGTTTCTTTGTCCATGTTACAATCATTGAGTATTTTTCCTTTAAGAACCCAAGCACCAAGTAACTTCCGTCATCATCGAATCATTGCAATTGGGCATGTCCGCGAAAATCATTTTGTGCAA GTCAAGCTCAAAGATGGTTGTCCAATTCCACCTACGGATATATTGTGGGCATCACATCGTTATCCGGCGACCCAAACTTGGTCAACATACTACACTAGACGGATACAAGTTTATACACAACTAATGTCCATTGGACGATATTTGTAA